The region gacggttctgacttagaatttgtggacaactacaaatacctaggtgtctggttagactgtaaactctccttccagactcacatcaataatctccaatccaaagttaaatccagaattggcttcctatttcgcaacaaagcatccttcactcatgctgccaaacataccctcgtaaaactgaccatcctaccaatcctcgacttcggcgatgtcatttacaaaatagcctccaataccctactcaacaagctggatgcagtctatcacagtgccatccgttttgtcaccaaagccccatatactacccaccactgcgacctgtacgctctcgttggctggccttcgcttcataatcgtcgccaaacacattggctccaggtcatctacaagaccctgctaggtaaagtccccccttatctccgctcactggtcaccatagcagcacccacctgtagcacgcgctccagcaggtatatctctctggtcacccctaaagccaactcctcctttggtcgtctctccttccagttctctgctgccaatgactggaacgaactacaaaaatctctgaaactggaaacacttatctccctcactagctttaagcaccagctatcagagcaggtCCCaggtcactgcacctgtacatagcccatctataatttagcccaaactactacctcttcccctactgtttttatttattttatttattttgctcctttgcaccatattatttatattttaactttgaactttcttcaaataacaaatctaccattccagtgttttacttgctatactttatttactttgccaccatggccttttttgcccttacctcccttatctcacatcatttgctcacattgtatatagtcttatttttttctactgtatcattgattgtatgttgttttactccatgtgtaactctgtgtttttgtatgttgtcgaactgctttgctttatcttggccaggtcgcaattgtaaatgagagcttgttctcaacttgcctacctggttaaataaaggtgaaataaaataaaaaataaaaataacctcACCACTACTCCACTACTTGACCCTATCTGATACTAGACCCATTATAAactcaccactattccactacatGACACTATCTGATACTAGACCcattatacagtggggggaaaaagtatttgatcccctgctgattttgtacgtttgcccactgatgaagaaaggatcagtctataattttaatggtaggtttatttgaacagcgagagacagaataacaacaaaaatatccagaaaaacgcatgtcaaaaatgttataaattgatttgcattttaatgagggaaataagtatttgaccaccctctcaatcagaaagatttctgagcttccaggtgtcttttatacaggtaacgagctgagattaggagcacactcttaaatggagtgctcctaaccgcagcttgttacctgtaaaaaagacacctgtccacagaagcaatcaatcaatcagattccaaactctccaccatggccaagaccaaagagctctccaaggatgtcagggacaagattgtagacctacacaaggctggaatgggctacaagaccatcgccaagcagcttggtgagaaggtgacaacatttgttgcgattattcgcaaatggaagaaacacaaaagaactgtcaatatccctatGCCTGGagttccatgcaagatctcacctcgtggggttgcaatgatcatgagaacggtgaggaatcagcccagaactacaagggaggatcttgtcaatgatctcaaggcagctgggaccatagtcaccaagaaaacaattggtaacacactacgccgtgaaggactgaaatcctgcagcgcccgcaaggtccccctgctcaagaatacatatacatgccggtctgaagtttgccaatgaacatctgaatgattcagaggacaactggtgaaagtgttgtggtcagatgagaccaaaatggagctctttggcatcaactcaactcgccgtgtttggaggaggaggaatgctgcctatgaccccaagaacaccatctccaccgtcaaacatggaggtggaaacattatgctttgggggtgtttttctgctaaggggacaggacaacttcaccgcaacaaagggacgatggacggggccatgtaccatcaaatcttgggtgagaacatccttccctcagccagggcattgaaaatgggtcgtggatgggtattccagcatgacaatgacccaaaacacacggccaaggcaacaaaggagtggctcaagaagaagcacattaatgtcctgaagtggcctagccagtctccagaccttaatcccatagaaaatctgtggagggagctgaaggttcgagttgccaaacgtcagcctcgaaaccttaatgacttggagaagatctgcaaagaggagtgggacaaaatccatcctgagatgtgtgcaaacctggtggccaactacaagaaacatctgacctctgtgattgccaacaagggttttgccaccaagtactaagtcatgttttgcagaggggtcaaatacttatttccctcattaaaatacaaataattttataacatttttgacatgcgtttttctggatttttttgttgttattctgtctctcactgttcaaataaacctaccattaaaattctagactggtcatttctttgtaagtgggcaaacgtacaaaatcagcaggggatcaaatacttttttcccccactgtaaactcaCCACTATTCCACGACATGACCCTATCTGATACTAGACCCATtataacctcaccactattccactacttggccCTATCTGATTCtagacccattaaaacctcaccactattccactacttggcTCTATCTGATTCtagacccattaaaacctcaccactattccactacatGACCCTATCTGGTCCTAGACCCATTATAACCTCACCAGTATTCCACTACTTGGGTCTATCTTATCCTACAGCAGGCCGGCAGCCTGGGAGAACGGGACACTATCGTTCATCAAACCTTGTAACACTTCTGCTGTAAAATCTCATAACCCAACGAGTTCTCTGCAGCTACaaccacaacatctattttcaGTGATTTATGTTCCATTTCTGTGGTACAGTTGATCACCATGGCTATGAATGCTAAGAAACCAACCTTACTGAAACACATGTTATTCCTATCACTCTCTATTGGCAATGGCATACTCACAGGgagcctctcaggatccctcgaTACTGGagccatcttcctctactactctcttcactgcctatGAAGATACCttcaaagaaaatgactcaagtaaaagcgaaagtcacccaataaaatattacttgagtaaaggtTTAAAATTATtcggttttaaatatactgaagtatcaacaTTAAATGTAATTCATCaattatacttaagtatcaatgcaaaagtataaatcatttcaaattccttacattaagcaaaccagaccgcaccattttcttgtttttttttaaatataattacggaaagccaggggcatactccaacactcattcacaatttacaaacaaagcatttgtgtttagtgagtctgacaggtcagaggcagcagggatgaccaTGGACATTCtattgataagtgcgtgaattggaccatttttctgtcctgctaatcattcaaaatgtaacgagtacttttggctgtcagggaaaatgtatggagtaaaaagtacattattttctttaggaatgtagttaagtgaaagttgtcaaaaatataaatagtaaggtaaagatacccccaaaaaacgacttaagtactactttaaagtatttctacTTAAGTTGTTTACACCACCGGCTAATGGCCCGACATCGGGATCTCTCGTTGGGTTAATGaggcaactagtcacacctgtgacAGGTCCTTTAAAATGAGAGGTAGAAGAGGTAGACCATAACTCACAGACAACAAAGAGAGAGACTCCCAGTGAATCCTTGGAAGAGTGTAGAAGGTGAGATTGTGTCATTATTTAATAGACtatctgcatctcaaatggcaccttaatCTTAtgtggccctggtcaaatgtagtgcactatatagggtgccattttgtggAGTGACCCCCTGCATTTAAGAGCATAGCCTAATAGGTACCTTTGCAGTAAATGGGTTGTCAAAGATGGTTCACTACATAAGAAATGAGGGGCCATTTGTGAAGAATACATATTCCTGTGTGCCAGGCTTATCTATTGTATGTGGTTGAAGAGCTGATACCTGAGTTTTGGCAGAAGACTAGTAGCACCGTGTTGCCAATACTCGGTTCTTGGGGTCCTCAGGACTGGATTTAGGAAAGGCTGCCTTAGCAGTTGCTTAAGTGTTATAATTAACAGAGGGTTTCCTTaacctctcctctagttccaCCAGCCATTCCACTGACTTGGAATATTCCAGTACTATCACAGCTGATTAAAATTCTCAactaatcctctctctctctctctctctcaggagaccTATCATCATGGCGACATTGACCATCATTCTGCTTGTCAGCACGGTTTTTGCTCTGGGAGGTAGGAGTTACATACCTCACACCTGCATTTTAATAAACATTAGTGGGTGTTGCTCTGCCCTATTTCACACATGCAGGTGTGACTTGGAAATGTTTTCATAACCGGTTCTCCATGGGACACCCTCTGACACTGGAATAATCAAGGTTGTGCCTTGCTGAAGGGAACATGGATGGATATATCAACTTGTCAGTACACTGATATGaactactggcccaacgctctaacggcaaggctacctgccactcctcTAGTTCCAGAGATGTATATCGGTGTCTAGATGCTGGACTGAGGTGTTCTGATATGATTGGTTTAAtcattcaactgtatgtatgactGGCTTGTCTAGCAAGTATCCGTGTCACTTCTTGATAGAATTTCCCCCCACTTTTACAGTCTTTTTTTTTGTTCATCAGCAgttatacaatatgatacaaacaCAGGAACTGAATTGACTGTGGGCCCTTTAAACAAGTAGCAGAATTTCCATTTTTAGCCAGGAAGTCCCTAGGTTGCATCtgaaatggaactctattccgtATAAACTACTTCTGAGTAGGGTCCCACACGGGAGGCAACCCAAGCTTCCAGAATGTTATGTCTACGTTACAATGTATGTTACCTGTGTGTCCAGATGCTATGAAACGACCCAAGACCCCTTGTGAGCGTGCTAGAGATGCTGTGATAAATGGCCCGCCTGGAGTCTACGTCCCCACGTGTGACTGCCAGGGAGAATACACCCCTGAGCAACACTGGGGATCTACAGGTTAATGCTCAcccagtcttgtacagctaaccttgtggggacacacaattcagtcccatttaaAATCCTATTTCCCCTACCCTTAACACAAAAACCGTACtgtaattctaaccttaacccccttggaaatagcatttgacctcatggggactaacaaaataagACTTATGCAACAGCTTTTTAACATGTCCACTTCTGGTAGGTTCCTCTTGGTGTGTTACCAGAACTGGACAAAAGATCCTGGGTACTGAGACTCCACCAGGCACTGCTTCTGTCAAATGTGCATGCAGGTACACTCATTCACTAAATGTTCATTCTTTGCAGCTTGTTCTGAGTGTtaatatttgttttttgtttaattATAGTGGCGCTCGCTGATGAGAGGCATTGGAACCAAGACGTTGAGAAGACTTTGCAAAAACATTGGAATTACTTTGATGCTTGTCTTTACAGTACTATGGGTGTTGATTCACATTCTATATGAATAAATCCAGAGCTAAAATTGTTGCTTCACTTGCTTTATTGTTGGTGTTATATGCTGAACCAGTCCATTTCTGGGAAATGGAAGGAATAAGGCTATGGTGACCGTATTATCACCACACCTgtggtcatgaaggcagtcaattccATGTGACTGGGCTTTTCCAAGCTATGCTGATGGTCATAAGTAGCCTACTATACTtgataactgcctggtactcagcactttaTTGCCCTCTAatcactgacatcaatgcaaatgtaattgcAAATCAACTATTGGTCACATGCAGGTTATTAGCAGAtgttgtgggtgtagcaaaatgcttgcgcttctagctccgacagcgcagtaatatctaacaaattacacaacgtGTATACActtaagtaggaatgaattaagactataaaCCTATggaagaagttacagtatatacatatgagatgaggaaTGGCAGATCTGTAAATACTTTTGacgtggccagtgattcctagccgcttcctataggcagcagcctctaaagtgCTAGTGATGGCCTTGCGAGAGTAGCTATTAAGTCTCTCGGTTctggctttgatgcacctgtactgactgccttctagatgatagcggggtgaacatgcAGTTGCTCGGGaggttgtccttgatctttttggcctgccggtgacattgggtgctgtaggtttcCTGGAGGGGGGATAATTTGCCCCCGGTAATTCCTTggccagaccgcaccaccctctgacgAGCGTTGGCGgcaatacagcctgacaggatgctttcaactGCATCTGCAATGtgtgggttttaggtgacaagccaaatttctttagccacAAGGTTGACGAGGCTCTGTTGTGCCTTACCACACTGTGTGGGTGGTTCATTTGTCTGTCAGTgacgtgtacgccaaggaacttgaagctttccaccttccccactgtggtcccgtcaatgtagataagggggtgcaccctctgctgtttcctgaagtgcacgatcatctccttttgttgacattgagtgagaggttgtttcccAGGCACTACACTCCCAGAGCcgccctccctgtaggctgtctcatcattggtaatcaagccttttagtgttgtctgcaaacttgtgttggaggcgtgcttggccacgcggtcatgggtgaaaagggagtacaggaggggatgaGCACTCACCCTTGTGCGACCgcagtgttgagaatcagcggagtggaggtgatgtttcctaccttcagcacctgggggcggcctgtaactaagtccaagacccagttgcacagggcgtggTTCAGGTCCTCGagcttaaccaacacaaaaatatcctgtggcgttctgcattagcatcgaactgcccccgcgatgtgcaacttttcagggaagttagaaaccaatacacacaggcagttataaacgccaaggctagctttttcaaacagaaatttgcttcctgcaactcaaactctaaaaagttctgggacattgtaaagtccatggagaataagaacacctcctctcaactgcccactgcactgaggataggaaactctgtcaccaccgataagcccactataattgagaatatctatcatatctttcaactatgctgtgatgtttaacgtacaatttcaatctatttaATCGAATAGattccacagattgcgagttgaagataaataattttactaagagtattagtatgttagtaattgactgacctggtctctccagatctcctaacagtactatatctagggtcaattttagatcaatgctatgcattttcagccattcctgaacctgaacccagaaacaggctacctgagggcaataccaaaataaatggtctattgattctgtatcctcacaacaaaatctgcagagcttcgatgattttatgcccaaaatattcaacattttgttggtagcaagacttctatataataatttctgctgaaaagcacaaagtcttgaatcatgcgttgttttatatatcaactcatacgcCCTGTACCATGGAATAGGTACATcataaatctcttcccaactattttgcaatctgtatggcacagttgtcaacatcctggtcctctaatgaaactggtatactttcctatttatgctatttttattcctccgcaaGGTTTGATCCTTTatgttgggcagacagaccagttccctacctcctcctgctgccacctgcctcctcctttTTTGgagtaatgctgtaatcaattggttgtactcttggattgagcagacctttccttacaattctgataactccatgaaggacataactataccattccaatttacaatatcatttaagaacaaaatacccttttcaaacatctttcccataaatacaggtattttatcaaccagcacagttgagttcagccataatgtgttgtaatatttgttgtatCTTTTcaggggatgaaattgaaattgtagccagctctgcaatgcttgtttgaaaaagagagctACTTTGAAAAAAATATCATTTTCAATTCattgaaaatgagacatggcaatctgcacaaaggcaaaatggccatttttaaacaatggatttgcttttcttagtaatctacttgaggaccatttagggttcaaataaaacttttgaatgagtgaagcttttagagagaggtttagtgcttttatgttCAATAATcgcaacccacccaattcatattcaataTATAGATATGcacgttttattttgtctggttaatgcgtcccagataaagcaaaatatattttgctaATATGATTTCAAAAAATAATCATCAGGAGTGGGCAGCGcaataagtgagtaaactgacatatgactaaggagttaatcagggccaTTTTTTCATAAATAGacgtatttacctctccatggttgcaggatcttgtctatttttacaagttttctattgaaattcattgtgtagAGCTTATTTttatcttttgtgatatgaataccggaATACCGAGTacgtctacttcaccatcagcccattttataggtaaacatgcagggtaatgtaaaagttgtattttttaaggatccaatacgtaatattgaacacttatcataattaggttttagtccagagagtacagaaaagttatctagatcttcaatgagacaatgcagggatctagcttgcggacttaatttAAAAGTTGAGTCAttggcatacatttttttttattttacctttatttaactaggcaagtcagttaagaacaaattcttattttcaatgacggcctaggaacagtgggttaactgcctgttcagaacaacagatttgtacctcgtcagctcggggatttgaacttgcaacctttcggttactagtccaatgctctaaccactaggctacccttccACCCCATACATGGACAGCCTTTGTTTTAAACCTTGGATATCTAATCCTCTAATgctgttattggatctgattttcattgctagcatttcgatggccataacgaatagatatggtgacagcagacacccttgtttaactcttCTTGACATtgcaaaactctctgagaagtagctgttatttactattttacacctggggttgctatacattattttcaCCTATTTCATAAGAGAATTACCGAAATTAAAAAAAACAGGCATTTATAAAtgaaatccagtcttactttatcaaatgccttttcaaaatccgctataaatactat is a window of Salmo salar chromosome ssa18, Ssal_v3.1, whole genome shotgun sequence DNA encoding:
- the LOC106593834 gene encoding saxiphilin-like; protein product: MATLTIILLVSTVFALGDAMKRPKTPCERARDAVINGPPGVYVPTCDCQGEYTPEQHWGSTGSSWCVTRTGQKILGTETPPGTASVKCACSGAR